Proteins encoded together in one Impatiens glandulifera chromosome 1, dImpGla2.1, whole genome shotgun sequence window:
- the LOC124920176 gene encoding uncharacterized protein LOC124920176, translating to MASCDDDFSLLGDDNAPPQPPSAPPPPPPTNPSITHHHIAAFSHRFSPKSIPIDTPPSHRHPPPQPTSRSAGRSPDPPPTGCGDGEDGESFSDGAFCSHDVNHFENESDPSKSAVKRKEGDEFSDGGTTAHYSYKKHKTNTSGGGEYRKDREEWSDTAIGCLLDVYLEKFMILNRGNLRGRDWEEVAVYVSERCDKQTKSVEQCKNKVDNLKKRYKLERHRMNNGGTSASHWPWFSKMEMIVGNSLQSKTVSEDEKPVTSSSTKQTKRYGVSITASPGSQLTIVKPKPLSNQQPPPRWRRVVFKISGAALAGAGGHNIDPKVAMLIAREVSTACRLGVEVAIVVGGRNFFCGDTWVTSTGLDRCTAYQIGMMATVMNSILLQSALEKMGIQTRVQTAFTMPEVAEPYSRQRAIRHLEKGRVVIFGGIGAGTGNPIFSTDSVSALRASEIHAEAVLKGTNVEGVYLCDSRNANVVSEHISFRELISRGASPMDVMAATFCEENGIPVVIFNLHEPGNISRALCGEQVGTLIDQTGTVG from the exons ATGGCGTCCTGTGACGACGATTTCTCTCTCCTTGGTGACGATAACGCTCCTCCCCAGCCTCCTTCTgcacctcctcctcctccacctaCAAACCCATCGATTACCCACCACCACATCGCCGCTTTTTCCCATCGATTTTCTCCAAAATCGATTCCTATCGACACCCCTCCATCTCATCGTCATCCACCGCCACAACCCACTTCACGATCCGCAGGAAGGAGTCCAGATCCGCCGCCGACGGGATGCGGCGATGGAGAAGATGGAGAGAGTTTCAGTGACGGCGCGTTTTGTTCTCATGATGTTAACCATTTTGAAAACGAATCAGATCCGAGCAAATCCGCGGTTAAGAGAAAGGAAGGAGATGAATTTAGCGATGGAGGAACTACTGCTCATTATTCGTATAAAAAGCATAAGACGAATACCTCCGGAGGTGGGGAGTATAGGAAGGACCGGGAGGAATGGAGCGACACGGCAATTGGGTGTTTGCTCGATGTTTACTTAGAAAAGTTTATGATTTTGAACAGGGGGAATCTCCGAGGAAGAGATTGGGAAGAAGTTGCTGTATATGTTAGCGAAAGATGTGATAAACAGACTAAAAGCGTTGAACAGTGTAAGAATAAAGTTGATAACTTGAAGAAGAGGTACAAGCTGGAGAGACATAGGATGAACAATGGAGGGACTTCAGCTAGTCATTGGCCTTGGTTCAGTAAAATGGAGATGATTGTTGGCAATTCTCTACAGTCTAAAACTGTTTCAGAGGATGAAAAGCCTGTAACCAGTTCatcaacaaaacaaacaaagag GTATGGAGTTTCGATAACAGCAAGTCCTGGTAGTCAGTTGACTATCGTGAAGCCAAAACCATTAAGTAACCAGCAGCCTCCTCCTAGATGGAGAAGAGTGGTTTTCAAGATTAGTGGTGCTGCTTTGGCCGGTGCTGGCGGTCACAACATTGATCCTAAG GTAGCAATGCTGATTGCTAGAGAAGTTTCAACAGCTTGCAGACTTGGTGTTGAG GTTGCGATTGTGGTTGGAGGTCGGAATTTCTTCTGTGGGGACACTTGGGTGACTTCAACTGGTTTAGATAGATGTACCGCGTATCAAATTGG aATGATGGCGACTGTAATGAATTCGATATTACTACAGTCGGCTCTAGAGAAGATGGGAATTCAGACTCGGGTTCAAACTGCCTTCACTATGCCAGAAGTGGCTGAACCATACAGCAGGCAGAGGGCTATTCGTCATCTTGAGAAAGGAAGGGTTGTAATATTTGGCGGAATCGGTGCTGGGACTGGAAATCCAATTTTCTCAACCGATTCTGTATCTGCCCTTAGGGCTTCTGAGA TTCACGCCGAGGCAGTCTTGAAAGGAACAAATGTTGAGGGTGTGTACCTTTGTGACTCGAGAAATGCAAATGTTGTGTCTGAGCATATCTCGTTTAGGGAATTGATTTCCAGAGGCGCGTCTCCAATGGACGTGATGGCTGCAACATTCTGTGAAGAAAATGGAATCCCag TTGTGATTTTTAATCTCCATGAACCTGGGAATATATCAAGAGCACTGTGTGGAGAACAAGTTGGGACTCTTATTGATCAGACAGGAACAGTGGGATAA
- the LOC124920177 gene encoding leucine-rich repeat receptor-like protein kinase PXC1, translated as MEILLPCTILFLSLSSSILAIADDDTTALSLFRSQTDIHGILLSNWTLLNSGADACSASWRGVNCSGGRVISLKLPSLDLRGPIDALSSLLHLRLLDLHGNRLNSTIDPIFNCTGLKLLYLSGNDFSGGISPTISSLRRLVRIDLSNNNLRGSIPSEIDNLSRLVTLRLENNELSGPIPKSLSSIQTLQQLNLTNNEFDGHLPENLQRRFGEQSFSGNAGLCGTNPLPVCSFANTPPETTSPQTVPSNPSSLPASTNIIDDNGKRKHRGLSPGAIAAIVISNSLIFLAMASFFVAYYCRTRSGETYSQTGSERGGGKRRSSSFSGGEKRVYAARNGGGGADSDGTTASDRSRLVFYDKKKQFELEDLLRASAEMLGKGSLGTVYKAVLDDGYAVAVKRLKDANPCARKEFEQYMDVIGNLKHPNIVRLRGYYYAKEEKLLVYDYLTNGNLHSLLHGNRGPGRIPLDWTTRISLVLGAARGLSRIHEEYSVTKIPHGNVKSSNILLDKNGLTCISDFGLSLLLNPSHAVARLGGYRAPEQIEIKKLSQKSDVYSFGVLLLEVLTGKLPSKNTSPTRRRQAEDDENYEIEGMDLPKWVKSVVRDEWTGEVFDKELLRYKNIEGEMVAMLQVSLACVAEQPEERPTMADVVKMIEEIRVENSPLGEDYDESRSSLSPSQAATEEGPAGY; from the exons ATGGAGATTCTTCTTCCTTGTACTATACTCTTCCTCTCTCTTTCATCCTCTATACTCGCTATCGCCGATGATGACACAACCGCTCTCTCCCTCTTCCGATCTCAGACCGATATTCACGGCATTCTTCTCTCCAACTGGACTCTCCTTAATTCCGGCGCCGACGCCTGCTCAGCTTCATGGCGTGGAGTTAACTGCTCAGGCGGTCGAGTCATCTCCCTTAAGCTTCCTTCATTAGATCTCCGTGGACCAATTGATGCACTCTCCTCCCTCCTTCATCTCCGTCTACTCGATCTCCATGGCAATCGTCTTAACAGCACCATTGATCCAATCTTCAATTGCACAGGTCTCAAACTTCTCTACTTATCTGGTAATGATTTCTCCGGCGGAATTTCGCCGACGATTTCCTCCCTTCGCAGACTAGTTCGCATCGATCTTTCTAATAACAACCTCAGAGGTTCAATTCCTAGCGAAATTGATAATCTCAGTAGACTTGTGACTCTGCGTCTCGAAAACAATGAGCTCTCTGGTCCAATACCTAAATCTCTATCTTCAATTCAAACTCTTCAACAGCTCAATCTGACGAACAATGAATTCGACGGTCACTTGCCTGAGAATTTACAAAGGAGATTCGGTGAACAGAGTTTCTCTGGAAACGCAGGTCTTTGCGGAACAAATCCTTTACCTGTTTGTTCCTTCGCCAATACACCGCCAGAAACCACCTCCCCTCAAACTGTACCGTCAAATCCTTCGTCTCTTCCAGCGAGTACAAATATAATCGATGATAACGGAAAGCGTAAACACAGAGGACTCAGTCCTGGTGCTATTGCAGCAATAGTGATCTCCAATTCATTAATCTTCCTAGCTATGGCTTCCTTCTTCGTGGCTTATTACTGTAGAACTCGTTCCGGCGAGACATATTCACAAACTGGTAGTGAACGTGGCGGAGGTAAAAGAAGGAGCAGTTCATTCTCCGGCGGGGAAAAGAGAGTATACGCAGCTAGGAATGGCGGTGGTGGTGCTGACAGTGATGGAACGACGGCATCAGATCGTAGCCGTCTGGTGTTCTACGACAAGAAGAAACAGTTCGAGTTGGAGGATTTACTTCGCGCTTCAGCGGAGATGCTTGGAAAAGGTAGTCTAGGGACTGTTTATAAAGCGGTTCTTGACGACGGTTACGCCGTAGCTGTGAAGAGATTGAAGGATGCAAATCCATGTGCTAGAAAGGAGTTCGAACAGTATATGGATGTAATTGGAAACCTAAAACATCCAAATATAGTGAGATTACGAGGTTATTACTATGCCAAAGAGGAGAAGCTTCTCGTATATGATTATCTAACCAACGGAAACTTACATTCTCTTCTCCACG GTAATCGAGGACCAGGAAGAATTCCATTAGATTGGACCACAAGAATCAGCTTGGTTCTAGGAGCAGCCCGAGGTCTTTCTCGCATCCATGAAGAATACTCTGTAACTAAGATCCCTCATGGAAACGTGAAATCATCAAACATCTTGCTCGACAAAAATGGCCTAACCTGCATCTCTGATTTCGGTTTATCCCTTCTTCTCAACCCATCCCACGCTGTTGCGAGATTAGGCGGTTACAGGGCACCTGAACAAATCGAGATTAAAAAACTCTCTCAAAAATCAGATGTTTACAGTTTCGGAGTTCTGTTACTGGAAGTCCTGACCGGAAAACTCCCATCTAAGAATACATCGCCTACTCGCCGCCGACAAGCGGAGGATGATGAGAATTACGAGATAGAAGGCATGGATTTGCCGAAATGGGTGAAGTCAGTTGTGAGAGATGAATGGACTGGTGAGGTTTTTGATAAGGAATTGTTAAGGTACAAGAATATTGAAGGAGAAATGGTGGCGATGCTTCAGGTGAGTCTGGCATGTGTAGCGGAGCAGCCAGAGGAGAGGCCGACAATGGCTGATGTGGTGAAGATGATAGAGGAAATTAGGGTTGAGAATTCACCGTTGGGTGAGGATTACGATGAATCGCGCAGCTCACTCTCGCCGTCTCAGGCCGCCACTGAAGAAGGGCCGGCAGGTTATTGA
- the LOC124920180 gene encoding probable 3-deoxy-D-manno-octulosonic acid transferase, mitochondrial translates to MMATEGGKILYLVYRGLSYGLTPLVYLHLRWRHFRGLEHPIRWRERLGLPSRDRPPGHLLWFHAVSLGEGMAAIPMIKCCIERRPNMNILMTTTTLSAFQVLKDRLPSNVIYQFAPLDIPAAVDAFLEYWRPNAILLMESELWPNLIMHASRNGVALALLNARMSSKSFASWSGPVALPLVSLMLSKFSLISPLSMTQGINLQLLQAPPFIINFSGDLKYVMEEFEMINNDTGDIEDLRALIGNRQVWMAASIHKGEEEVILGAHKCLKERHPDVVTIIVPRHPHHGQEIAHELQKQGIGVSLRSRKETIEKGNSIYVVDTLGELRQLYRLVPIAVVGGSLLPGLAGHNISEAAAAGCVVLTGHHVGHFSHMVHEMQRLNPSSVTQISGEEQLANIIDRLLSDGELLKSHQLAATQAYRALSCGITESVWNMLIFHIFSKDFSSQSNLGSYKLK, encoded by the exons ATGATGGCAACGGAAGGCGGAAAGATTCTCTACCTGGTGTACAGAGGATTGAGTTACGGCCTTACTCCGTTGGTATACCTACACTTACGATGGCGCCACTTTCGCGGTCTCGAACATCCTATTCGGTGGCGAGAGCGCCTCGGCCTTCCATCTCGCGATCGCCCTCCTGGTCATCTCCTCTGGTTTCACGCCGTTTCTCTAG GTGAAGGAATGGCAGCAATTCCCATGATTAAATGCTGCATTGAACGGAGACCTAACATGAACATACTGATGACAACCACAACTCTATCAGCATT TCAAGTACTGAAGGATCGTCTACCGAGTAATGTCATATATCAG TTTGCCCCTCTTGATATACCTGCTGCTGTAGATGCTTTTCTTGAATATTGGAGACCAAATGCAATCTTGTTAATGGAGAGTGAGCTTTGGCCCAATCTGATCATGCATGCATCCAGAAATGGT GTCGCACTGGCATTACTAAATGCTAGGATGTCTTCTAAATCCTTTGCAAGTTGGTCAGGACCTGTTGCACTTCCTCTGGTGTCGCTGATGTTGTCAAAGTTTTCCTTGATTTCCCCATTG AGCATGACTCAGGGAATCAATCTTCAGCTGCTTCAAGCTCCcccttttatcattaatttttctGGTGATTTGAAATATG TCATGGAAGAGTTTGAGATGATTAATAATGACACTGGAGATATTGAAGATCTGCGGGCACTCATTGGTAATAGACAGGTGTGGATGGCTGCATCTATAcacaaaggagaagaagaag TTATTCTCGGAGCTCACAAGTGCCTGAAGGAACGGCATCCTGATGTAGTCACTATTATTGTGCCTCGGCATCCACATCATGGGCAGGAGATTGCTCAT GAATTGCAGAAACAAGGAATTGGTGTGTCCTTGAGGTCCCGAAAGGAAACGATTGAGAAAGGAAATAGCATCTATGTGGTCGACACTTTAG GTGAACTGAGACAACTTTATAGGTTAGTTCCTATAGCTGTAGTAGGAGGATCTTTGTTGCCTGGTTTAGCTGGACATAACATTTCAGAAGCAGCTGCAGCAGGCTGTGTAGTGCTCACTG GACATCATGTTGGTCATTTTTCTCACATGGTGCACGAAATGCAGCGTTTAAATCCTTCTTCCGTAACACAG ATTTCTGGAGAAGAGCAGCTTGCAAATATCATTGACCGACTTTTAAGTGACGGAGAACTCCTGAAATCACATCAGCTTGCAGCAACACAGGCATACCGTGCTTTATCATGTGGGATTACTGAAAGTGTTTGGAATATGTTAATCTTCCACATTTTTAGCAAAGATTTTTCTTCACAATCAAATTTGGGATCCTACAAGCTCAAGTGA